From a region of the Rhipicephalus microplus isolate Deutch F79 chromosome X, USDA_Rmic, whole genome shotgun sequence genome:
- the LOC119176310 gene encoding uncharacterized protein LOC119176310 isoform X2 gives MTMILRLILLSWLVASGFCQDESTTSTTVASDLPVPSTSTATGDTTPTSTAKPGDDVEDDINDANDFVDQILEEVQTSETIQSKISPASLGMLQYNGFVLSNALLYGVNSVYRSDNCTFRFGDSSFDVLVHLGARDLALESDWKRTWLFIPFGGKLAAKVEDVSISMDINVDNSGTPSLRKLKVARLSDIRITRATGASVLFNWALRSILNWAVNANKGRIIQLVETDGAMAINEAMKDLGSKLTSLNEFRKR, from the exons ATGACCATGATACTACGATTGATTCTCCTGAGCTGGCTCGTAGCCAGTGGTTTCTGCCAAG ATGAGTCGACCACCAGCACAACCGTCGCCAGTGACCTGCCAGTGCCTTCGACGTCCACAGCGACTGGCGACACCACGCCGACGAGCACTGCCAAGCCCGGCGACGACGTCGAGGACGACATCAACGACGCCAACGACTTCGTGGATCAGATCTTGGAGGAGGTGCAGACAAGCGAGACAATCCAGTCCAAAATATCACCCGCGTCCCTGGGTATGCTGCAGTACAACGGATTCGTACTGTCCAACGCGCTCCTATATGGCGTGAACTCGGTGTACCGCAGTGACAACTGCACTTTCCGCTTCGGCGACTCCTCGTTTGACGTGCTCGTGCACCTCGGTGCGCGGGACCTGGCACTCGAGTCTGACTGGAAGAGGACCTGGCTCTTCATACCGTTCGGTGGTAAGCTAGCCGCCAAGGTAGAGGACGTGAGCATCTCCATGGACATTAATGTCGACAACAGCGGCACACCCTCGCTCCGCAAGCTTAAG GTGGCTCGCCTGAGCGACATCCGCATCACCCGGGCGACGGGCGCGAGCGTCCTGTTCAACTGGGCGCTGCGGAGCATCCTCAACTGGGCCGTCAACGCCAACAAAGGCCGCATCATCCAGCTGGTGGAGACGGACGGCGCGATGGCCATCAACGAGGCCATGAAGGACCTGGGCTCCAAGCTCACCTCGCTCAATGAGTTCCGCAAGCGCTAG
- the LOC119176310 gene encoding uncharacterized protein LOC119176310 isoform X1: MRSSESEDTLTSIEFLKTGERLQSTFHMTMILRLILLSWLVASGFCQDESTTSTTVASDLPVPSTSTATGDTTPTSTAKPGDDVEDDINDANDFVDQILEEVQTSETIQSKISPASLGMLQYNGFVLSNALLYGVNSVYRSDNCTFRFGDSSFDVLVHLGARDLALESDWKRTWLFIPFGGKLAAKVEDVSISMDINVDNSGTPSLRKLKVARLSDIRITRATGASVLFNWALRSILNWAVNANKGRIIQLVETDGAMAINEAMKDLGSKLTSLNEFRKR, translated from the exons ATGCGGAGCTCGGAATCTGAGGATACGCTGACAAGTATCGAATTTCTCAAGACGGGCGAACGGCTACAGTCGAC ATTCCACATGACCATGATACTACGATTGATTCTCCTGAGCTGGCTCGTAGCCAGTGGTTTCTGCCAAG ATGAGTCGACCACCAGCACAACCGTCGCCAGTGACCTGCCAGTGCCTTCGACGTCCACAGCGACTGGCGACACCACGCCGACGAGCACTGCCAAGCCCGGCGACGACGTCGAGGACGACATCAACGACGCCAACGACTTCGTGGATCAGATCTTGGAGGAGGTGCAGACAAGCGAGACAATCCAGTCCAAAATATCACCCGCGTCCCTGGGTATGCTGCAGTACAACGGATTCGTACTGTCCAACGCGCTCCTATATGGCGTGAACTCGGTGTACCGCAGTGACAACTGCACTTTCCGCTTCGGCGACTCCTCGTTTGACGTGCTCGTGCACCTCGGTGCGCGGGACCTGGCACTCGAGTCTGACTGGAAGAGGACCTGGCTCTTCATACCGTTCGGTGGTAAGCTAGCCGCCAAGGTAGAGGACGTGAGCATCTCCATGGACATTAATGTCGACAACAGCGGCACACCCTCGCTCCGCAAGCTTAAG GTGGCTCGCCTGAGCGACATCCGCATCACCCGGGCGACGGGCGCGAGCGTCCTGTTCAACTGGGCGCTGCGGAGCATCCTCAACTGGGCCGTCAACGCCAACAAAGGCCGCATCATCCAGCTGGTGGAGACGGACGGCGCGATGGCCATCAACGAGGCCATGAAGGACCTGGGCTCCAAGCTCACCTCGCTCAATGAGTTCCGCAAGCGCTAG